A window from Salvia miltiorrhiza cultivar Shanhuang (shh) chromosome 2, IMPLAD_Smil_shh, whole genome shotgun sequence encodes these proteins:
- the LOC131010049 gene encoding uncharacterized protein LOC131010049 gives MRLFTGKPPSIFILAVFLTALLLPAARSDPNLLKLPSDQPENDLCPLNSEPYMCPVKCFRPDPVCGVDGVTYWCGCAEAHCAGARVKKFGYCEVGNGGSGPAGQALLLVHIIWLILLGVFVLFGLL, from the coding sequence ATGCGCTTATTCACCGGCAAACCGCCTTCAATTTTCATCCTCGCCGTTTTCCTCACCGCCCTTCTCCTCCCCGCCGCCCGATCCGACCCTAATCTGCTGAAGCTGCCGTCTGATCAGCCAGAAAACGACCTCTGCCCGTTGAATTCGGAACCGTATATGTGCCCCGTAAAATGCTTCCGGCCCGACCCGGTTTGCGGGGTGGACGGCGTGACCTATTGGTGCGGCTGCGCAGAGGCCCATTGTGCGGGAGCGCGTGTGAAGAAATTCGGTTATTGTGAGGTCGGCAATGGCGGGTCGGGCCCCGCGGGGCAGGCTCTTTTATTGGTTCACATCATATGGCTAATATTGCTCGGGGTATTCGTATTGTTTGGGCTGCTTTGA
- the LOC131010051 gene encoding uncharacterized protein LOC131010051: MGSRSRKSRHRNSSPEPSTSTAATSSSSASSSTEEELDSSSKSRKRRLDKDRDREEKRRSKKSRRDGEKSKKKKKHSRREKEKHKRRERRKRRYESEDESGSGSDSEPESPESVVRLILKEFPAVAGDLEQLLQMIDEGQAVDIRGLSEKSLVKHLRRLFISLHLKENGDKIFLLPDKASPTLDIVGPIILSHIQPHKELEHLESHKEAKSVPPVPEMVPGTNNMDDRKDDSVGPRRRVIGPEMPSADLLAAAAKLTEAEAELREAELDGDGDLFIGPPPPAVVKEAESANEAERFEEITRIIGAEADSPYDIVGANKDMAAESIKKRYWKLSLMVHPDKSSHPQAHQAFVKLNKAFKDLQDPEKRKALDDKLKEKEEREAFQIELKAMREAAQWRRFQGISMEGDDLLLAEMDAKAAPKRDEWMTTLPPERKPGNGMNMHSTRFSKTGKEGRGDTSVWTDTPSERAQKAKMNYLEAYNEAAALASNEQENTKKSADAELVDQYNKAKRSKSLVEKHMESAKSRSKKKSKQGKQEPMNEDWEGKHPWKPWDREKDLTAGRQSVNLDADNMAQGLTSRFSSGSFQRNFL; the protein is encoded by the exons ATGGGAAGCCGTTCGAGAAAATCGCGGCACCGGAATTCTTCCCCGGAGCCATCAACGTCCACCGCCGCCACTTCATCGTCATCCGCCTCATCGTCTACCGAGGAGGAGCTTGATTCTTCGTCTAAGTCGCGCAAACGACGTCTTGACAAGGACCGTGACCGAGAGGAGAAGCGAAGGAGTAAGAAATCACGAAGAGATGGGGAGAAGagtaagaagaagaaaaaacacagcagaagagaaaaagagaagCATAAACGAAGGGAAAGGAGAAAGCGGAGATATGAGTCGGAGGATGAGAGCGGCTCCGGGTCGGATTCCGAGCCGGAAAGTCCGGAGAGCGTTGTTAGGTTAATACTAAAGGAATTTCCTGCTGTTGCTGGGGATTTGGAGCAG CTTTTGCAAATGATTGACGAAGGACAAGCAGTTGATATAAGGGGATTATCAGAAAAGTCATTGGTCAAGCATCTTCGGAGGTTGTTCATCTCCTTGCACCTCAAAGAAAATGGTGACAAAATTTTTCTACTGCCAGATAAGGCGAGCCCTACGCTAGATATTGTTGGTCCAATTATCCTCTCTCATATTCAACCACATAAAGAGCTTGAACATCTAGAGTCACATAAAGAGGCAAAATCAGTGCCCCCAGTACCAGAAATGGTGCCTGGGACTAACAATATGGATGATAGGAAGGATGACTCTGTTGGGCCAAGAAGAAG GGTCATTGGGCCTGAAATGCCATCCGCTGACCTACTTGCTGCAGCAGCCAAGCTAACAGAAGCTGAAGCAGAACTAAG AGAGGCTGAGTTGGATGGAGACGGCGATCTATTTATAGGACCTCCACCTCCTGCTGTTGTTAAAGAAGCTGAGTCTGCAAATGAAGCTGAGCGTTTTGAGGAG ATTACAAGAATAATTGGTGCTGAGGCAGATAGTCCATATGATATTGTTGGGGCCAACAAAGATATGGCAGCTGAAAGTATAAAGAAAAG GTATTGGAAGTTGTCTCTAATGGTTCATCCTGACAAATCATCTCATCCTCAAGCTCACCAAGCTTTTGTTAAGTTGAATAAAGCATTTAAAGATTTACAGGATCCTGAGAAG CGAAAAGCACTAGATGACAAGTTAAAGGAAAAGGAGGAACGAGAAGCATTTCAG ATAGAGCTGAAAGCAATGCGTGAAGCTGCTCAATGGAGACGTTTTCAAG GTATATCGATGGAGGGTGATGACCTACTTCTGGCAGAGATGGATGCAAAAGCTGCTCCAAAGAGAGATGAATGGATGACAACATTACCCCCTGAAAGGAAG CCTGGCAATGGTATGAACATGCATTCGACAAGATTTAGCAAGACCGGGAAAGAAGGACGCGGTGATACAAGTGTTTGGACAGATACACCTTCGGAACGAGCTCAAAAAGCAAAAATGAA TTATCTGGAAGCCTACAATGAGGCTGCAGCGCTTGCTTCAAACGAACAAGAAAACACAAAAAAGAGCGCTGATGCAGAATTGGTAGATCAGTACAACAAAGCGAAACGCTCCAAATCCTTGGTAGAGAAGCACATGGAGTCGGCTAAGAGTCGTTCAAAGAAAAAGTCGAAGCAGGGCAAGCAGGAGCCAATGAACGAAGACTGGGAAGGGAAGCACCCGTGGAAACCTTGGGACCGGGAGAAGGATCTGACAGCAGGAAGGCAGAGCGTAAACTTGGATGCGGACAACATGGCTCAGGGTCTTACTTCCAGGTTTTCTTCTGGATCCTTCCAACGAAACTTTCTCTAA
- the LOC131009687 gene encoding probable manganese-transporting ATPase PDR2, which translates to MGVVWLLCCELDLKLVKESYWESGLFILFLVVFSLIAAGYVLKKGLEDPTRSKYKLLLSCSLIITSVIPPELPMELSIAVNTSLIALARRGIYCTEPFRIPFAGKVDICCFDKTGTLTSDDMEFSGVGGLTDSEDLETEMSKVPDRTLEILASCHALVFVDNKLVGDPLEKASLKGIDWTYKSDEKAMPKKGGANFVQIVQRHHFASHLKRMAVVVRVQEQFFAFVKGAPETIQERLVDVPGWYVETYTHVKGPVFWLWLTSLFQT; encoded by the exons ATGGGGGTTGTGTGGCTGTTGTGCTGCGAACTGGATTTGAAACTAGTCAAGGAAA GTTACTGGGAAAGTGGgctatttattttgttcttggtAGTATTTTCTCTTATAGCTGCCGGTTATGTCCTTAAAAAG GGTCTTGAGGATCCAACAAGGAGTAAATACAAGCTTCTTCTGAGTTGTTCATTGATTATTACTTCTGTTATTCCCCCCGAACTTCCGATGGAGCTGTCAATAGCTGTTAATACATCACTGATTGCTCTAGCCCGGCGTGGAATTTACTGTACAGAACCATTTAGAATTCCATTTGCTGGAAAG GTTGATATATGTTGTTTTGATAAGACTGGGACGCTAACTTCAGATGACATG GAATTTTCTGGAGTTGGTGGTCTGACAGATAGTGAAGACTTAGAAACAGAAATGTCTAAAGTGCCTGATCGAACTTTGGAAATACTTGCATCCTGTCATGCTTTGGTCTTTGTGGATAATAAACTG GTTGGTGATCCTCTTGAGAAAGCTTCACTGAAAGGAATTGATTGGACCTACAAATCAGATGAAAAGGCCATGCCAAAAAA GGGAGGTGCCAATTTTGTCCAGATTGTTCAGAGGCATCACTTTGCTTCTCACTTAAAAAGAATGGCAGTAGTTGTTCGTGTCCAGGAGCAATTTTTTGCTTTTGTTAAG GGTGCTCCAGAAACCATTCAGGAAAGGCTTGTTGACGTGCCCGGATGGTATGTTGAGACTTACACACACGTCAAGGGTCCCGTGTTTTGGCTTTGGCTTACAAGTCTCTTCCAGACATGA